In Rhipicephalus sanguineus isolate Rsan-2018 unplaced genomic scaffold, BIME_Rsan_1.4 Seq1138, whole genome shotgun sequence, one DNA window encodes the following:
- the LOC119376254 gene encoding kunitz-type protease inhibitor 2-like produces MKLYVFLALLATALADTKFETRCTQKPKVGPCIAKLRRWWFNVETGKCEMFNYGGCRGNENRYLSQKECKMTCMTPSALAHLYRSGSAASVTPAVQVAHTKSEDALLRASVCSRPAHRGPCTRILSRTYYDQKTGTCLPFSYGGCGSNNNNFWSVEDCMRFCGSVKSGQKVDASTSIGK; encoded by the exons ATGAAGCTGTACGTTTTCCTGGCACTTCTAGCCACCGCACTTG CGGATACAAAGTTCGAGACACGGTGCACACAGAAGCCGAAAGTCGGGCCATGCATAGCTAAGCTGCGGAGGTGGTGGTTCAACGTGGAGACAGGTAAATGCGAAATGTTCAACTACGGAGGCTGTCGTGGCAACGAGAACAGATACCTGTCACAGAAGGAATGCAAAATGACATGCATGACTCCAAGCG CACTGGCACACCTTTACCGATCGGGGAGTGCAGCTTCTGTAACGCCAGCAGTTCAAG TGGCACACACGAAAAGCGAGGATGCGCTCCTACGTG CCTCTGTGTGCAGCAGACCAGCCCATCGTGGCCCATGCACGCGTATTCTCAGTCGCACCTACTACGACCAGAAGACCGGGACGTGTCTTCCCTTCAGCTACGGAGGTTGCGGgagcaacaacaacaacttcTGGTCCGTTGAAGATTGCATGCGCTTCTGTGGGTCTGTGAAATCTGGACAGAAAGTCGATGCCTCGACGAGTATAGGAAAATAG